One Dermacentor silvarum isolate Dsil-2018 chromosome 10, BIME_Dsil_1.4, whole genome shotgun sequence genomic window carries:
- the LOC125940962 gene encoding uncharacterized protein LOC125940962, giving the protein MASTLFPRLPDRPLSKRGRTDETFLFSAKNIDKFPRFHIIHTECPEMTARLVSPFLVSKCLTDIIGPGYKATKMASGDLLLEVQNKTQYDKLNTLLSFGNTPITVTAHRSLNTVRGVVSDSDLLNLTENELLDGWKDENVIQVQRIKIRRNDQEIPTKHLILTFGSSILPEYIQAGYIKIRVRPYIPNPRRCFKCQKFGHSSQSCRGRTSCAKCGANNEHTAENCTSDPHCSNCDGDHPAYSRSCPAWKREKEIITLKVKENISFNEARKRFSFVKPSYADTVRVGAAPHRPLAAVRTTHSGPAAATSAPSVVAAAAAPPSSKKDQQASEPVAFKAPAHAVRPDKSSHVPRERANSASQEAMDTSSCPSTPLAQRERRGSLERAKKEKSRITAPQKNTVP; this is encoded by the exons ATGGCTTCGACATTGTTTCCACGCCTCCCCGATCGTCCTCTCtctaaaagagggcgcaccgatgaaacctttcTGTTTTCCGCAAAGAACATTGACAAATTTCCACGATTCCATATTATCCACACTGAATGCCCAGAAATGACAGCAAGATTagtctcacctttccttgtgtcgaAGTGTCTTACGGACATAATCGGACCAGGTTACAAAGccacgaaaatggccagtggagACCTTCTCCTAGAAGTTCAGAACAAGACCCAGTATGACAAACTGAACACCCTCCTGTCCTTTGGCAATACTCCTATAACGGTAACTGCACACCGCTCCTTGAACACAGTTCGTGGTGTGGTATCTGATAGTGACCTCTTGAATCTCACCGAAAATGAACTCCTTGACggatggaaagatgaaaatgttatCCAAGTGCAGCGAATCAAGATAAGGCGCAATGACCAGGAAATACCGACAAAGCACTTAATCCTAACCTTTGGCTCCAGTATACTCCCAGAATATATCCAAGCAGGCTACATAAAGATACGTGTCAGACCATACATTCCTAATCCTCGCaggtgcttcaaatgccagaagtTTGGTCATAGCTCCCAGAGCTGCCGTGGCCGAACGTcctgtgcaaaatgtggtgcTAACAACGAACACACAGCTGAAAATTGCACATCTGACCCGCATTGTTCAAACTGTGATGGAGATCATCCTGCGTACTCGCGCTCTTGCCCTGCGtggaagagagagaaggagatCATCACCCtaaaa GTGAAGGAGAACATTTCATTTaatgaagcaagaaagcgattTTCTTTTGTAAAACCTTCTTATGCCGATACGGTGCGCGTGGGGGCTGCGCCGCACCGGCCTCTAGCAGCTGTCCGAACCACACATAGTGGGCCGGCAGCAGCTACTTCTGCCCCCTCGGTGGTGGCAGCTGCCGCTGCTCCACCTTCGTCTAAGAAGGACCAGCAGGCCTCCGAGCCTGTGGCCTTTAAGGCCCCTGCACATGCAGTGAGGCCTGACAAATCGTCCCATGTGCCCCGGGAAAGGGCGaacagcgcctcgcaagaggcgatggatacTTCTTCTTGCCCCTCTACGCCTCTGGCACAGAGGGAGCGGCGTGGCTCACTTgagcgcgccaaaaaagaaaaatctcgaatTACTGCTCCACAAAAAAACACAGTTCCTTAA